A genome region from Cucumis sativus cultivar 9930 chromosome 4, Cucumber_9930_V3, whole genome shotgun sequence includes the following:
- the LOC101218083 gene encoding glutathione S-transferase U25 — translation MGDEVKILDFWPSMFGMRVRVALAEKGVGYECIEEDLRNKSPLLLEMNPIHKKIPVLIHNGKPICESSIIVEYIDEFWNDRAPLFPSDPYERAQARFWIDFIDKKLYGSVRKIYGGKGEEQEEGKKEMMEILKELEKVLGEKDYFGGECFGVLDIALIGFSTWFSGLESIGNFSIESECPKLISWAKRCLQRESVSKSLPDSKKTTEFIAELRKMIVE, via the exons ATGGGGGACGAAGTGAAAATCCTGGATTTCTGGCCCAGCATGTTTGGGATGAGAGTTAGAGTAGCTTTGGCAGAGAAGGGTGTGGGTTATGAGTGTATTGAAGAAGATCTGAGAAACAAGAGCCCTTTGCTTCTTGAaatgaatccaattcataAGAAAATCCCAGTTCTTATTCATAATGGAAAACCTATTTGTGAATCTTCCATTATTGTTGAGTATATCGATGAATTTTGGAATGACAGAGCTCCTTTGTTTCCGTCCGATCCTTATGAAAGAGCTCAAGCCAGATTTTGGATTGATTTCATCGATAAGAAG CTTTATGGAAGTGTGAGGAAGATATATGGTGGAAAAGGAGAGGAGCAAGAGGAAGGGAAGAAGGAGATGATGGAAATATTGAAGGAATTAGAAAAAGTGCTTGGAGAAAAGGATTATTTTGGAGGTGAATGCTTTGGAGTCTTAGACATAGCTTTGATTGGATTCTCAACTTGGTTCAGTGGTCTAGAGAGCATTGGAAATTTCAGCATTGAAAGTGAGTGTCCAAAGTTAATAAGTTGGGCGAAAAGATGTTTGCAAAGGGAGAGTGTTTCTAAATCCTTACCTGACTCCAAAAAGACTACTGAGTTTATTGCTGAACTCAGAAAAATGATTGTTGAGTAA
- the LOC101218323 gene encoding probable glutathione S-transferase — MGEEVKLLDFWGSMFGMRIRIALAEKGVSYEYVEQDLRNKSHLLLQMNPIHKKVPVFIHNGKPICESYIILQYIDEVWKDKAPNLLPLHPYDRAQAKFWVDFIDKKLYDGAKKIWAGKGEEREKGKKEVIEILKQLEQVLGDKTYFGGESLGFVDIGLIGYYTWFYTYETIGNFSIESECPKIMCWVKRCMQNESVAKSLPEPKNVYEFVVQWKKSFGLD; from the exons ATGGGGGAGGAAGTGAAATTATTGGATTTCTGGGGAAGCATGTTTGGGATGAGAATTAGAATAGCTTTGGCAGAGAAGGGTGTGAGTTATGAATATGTTGAACAAGATCTGAGGAATAAGAGCCATTTGCTTCTTCAAATGAACCCAATCCACAAGAAAGTCCCTGTTTTTATTCATAATGGAAAACCCATTTGTGAATCTTACATTATCCTTCAGTATATTGATGAAGTTTGGAAGGATAAAGCTCCTAATCTGTTGCCCTTACATCCTTATGACAGAGCTCAAGCCAAATTTTGGGTGGATTTCATCGACAAGAAG CTATATGATGGTGCAAAGAAGATATGGGCAGGGAAAGGAGAGGAACGTgagaaagggaagaaagagGTGATAGAAATACTGAAGCAATTGGAACAAGTTCTTGGGGACAAGACTTACTTTGGAGGTGAGAGTTTGGGATTTGTAGACATTGGTTTGATTGGATACTACACTTGGTTTTATACCTATGAGACCATTGGCAACTTTAGTATTGAATCTGAGTGTCCAAAGATAATGTGTTGGGTAAAGAGATGCATGCAAAATGAGAGTGTAGCTAAGTCCTTGCCTGAACCCAAGAATGTCTATGAATTTGTGGTTCAATGGAAGAAAAGTTTTGGGCTTGACTAA
- the LOC101218562 gene encoding probable glutathione S-transferase parC — protein sequence MADQEVKLLDFWPSMFGMRVRIALAQKGVAYEYVEEDLRNKSPLLLEMNPIHKKIPVLIHNGKPICESSIIVEYIDEFWNDKAPLLPSHPYDRAQARFWVDFIDKKLYGPTRKIWATKGEEHEAGKKEFIEILKQLEQVLGEKEYFGGESLGFIDIALIGFYSWFYTYETVGKFSIEAECPKIISWGKRCLQNESVAKSLPDSKKIYDFVVQVQKALGII from the exons ATGGCAGATCAGGAAGTGAAGCTGTTGGATTTTTGGCCCAGCATGTTTGGTATGAGAGTTAGAATAGCTTTGGCACAGAAGGGTGTGGCTTATGAGTATGTTGAAGAAGATCTGAGAAACAAGAGCCCTTTGCTTCTTGAAATGAACCCAATTCATAAGAAAATCCCAGTTCTTATTCATAATGGAAAACCCATTTGTGAATCTTCCATTATTGTTGAGTATATCGATGAATTTTGGAATGACAAAGCTCCTCTCTTGCCTTCTCATCCTTATGACAGAGCTCAAGCCAGATTTTGGGTTGATTTCATTGATAAGAAG CTTTATGGTCCAACAAGGAAGATATGGGCTACCAAGGGAGAAGAGCATGAAGCCGGAAAGAAAGAGTTCATAGAAATATTGAAGCAATTGGAACAGGTTCTTGGAGAAAAGGAATATTTTGGAGGTGAGAGTTTGGGATTTATAGACATTGCATTGATTGGATTTTACAGCTGGTTCTATACATATGAGACAGTAGGGAAATTTAGCATTGAAGCTGAGTGTCCAAAGATAATAAGTTGGGGAAAGAGATGTTTGCAAAACGAGAGTGTGGCCAAGTCCCTTCCTGACTCCAAGAAGATCTATGATTTTGTGGTTCAAGTGCAAAAAGCTTTGGGGATTATTTGa